From the Saimiri boliviensis isolate mSaiBol1 chromosome X, mSaiBol1.pri, whole genome shotgun sequence genome, one window contains:
- the CT47C1 gene encoding cancer/testis antigen family 47 member C1 encodes MSATGDPDLTQGDQEAPVSQEGVQVEMGGAGDGEGGDSGPNSGDVAAGDAGPMGGLREEEGEQVADMAAALGSWSVEEESYFGLVEVEVEMEEESESDEEEEEEEEEEEEEEDNFHLAAGARRYPIGGFRVEFLDMVHNLLHRIYHNDHILIGIRGGRLMEGPCPVMPSSDEPPLLVSERLGAGAGAPEGDDLGLIEEAELVPEPEVPADPAETAREPAEEPAEEAEEEKPAGEEPAEEAVPKEEEPAAEEPAAEKSAAEEPAAEEPSTEEEREEKPAAEESAEEPVTQEAAAPKEVTKYQYEKWDEEVQGAAGEEKKEQQKEDAQDKRKSSKGAAEGKPRKSRSL; translated from the exons ATGTCTGCCACAGGGGATCCAGACCTAACCCAAGGGGACCAGGAGGCCCCAGTGAGCCAGGAGGGAGTGCAAGTTGAGATGGGTGGAGCTGGTGATGGGGAGGGTGGCGACTCTGGCCCCAACAGTGGCGACGTG GCGGCCGGAGATGCAGGGCCCATGGGAGGCCTtagggaggaggagggtgagcAGGTGGCAGACATGGCTGCAGCCCTCGGGAGCTGGAGCGTCGAGGAGGAATCCTACTTTGGGCTGGtagaggtggaggtggagatggAAGAGGAGTCGGAGtcagatgaggaggaggaggaagaggaggaggaggaggaagag gaggaggacaaCTTCCACTTGGCCGCGGGTGCCCGTCGCTACCCCATAGGAGGCTTTCGCGTGGAGTTCCTGGACATGGTCCACAACCTTCTCCACCGCATCTATCACAACGACCACATCCTGATCGGGATCCGTGGTGGCCGCCTGATGGAAGGGCCCTGCCCTGTGATGCCCAGCTCTGATGAGCCCCCGCTGCTGGTGTCcgagaggctgggtgcaggggccgGGGCCCCAGAAGGCGATGACCTGGGCCTGATCGAGGAGGCCGAGTTGGTCCCAGAGCCTGAGGTGCCAGCAGACCCGGCCGAGACGGCCAGGGAACCCGCAGAAGAGCCCGCggaggaagctgaggaggagaaGCCTGCAGGGGAGGAGCCCGCAGAGGAAGCAGTGCCCAAGG AGGAGGAGCCTGCTGCAGAGGAACCCGCCGCAGAGAAATCGGCCGCAGAGGAACCGGCGGCGGAGGAACCGTCCACAGAGGAGGAGCGGGAAGAGAAACCCGCTGCAGAGGAGTCTGCAGAGGAACCAGTCACCCAGGAGGCCGCGGCCCCCAAGG AAGTCACTAAATATCAATACGAAAAGTGGGATGAAGAGGTCCAAGGTGCGGCAGGCgaggaaaaaaaagagcaacaaaaAGAGGATGCACAAGACAAGAGGAAGAGCTCCAAAGGCGCAGCAGAGGGGAAGCCGAGGAAATccag atcccTGTGA